DNA from Streptomyces rishiriensis:
CGGCCGGCGAAGTACCGGTACAACGCGGGTCCGCTCATCCCCATCTGCTTGGCGATCGCGTTGAGGGAGAGCGCCGACGCCCCCGCCGTGGCGATCTGCTCCCAGGCGCGCTCCTTGACCTCCGCCCGCACCTGGGCGCGGTAGCGCTCGCGCGGGGTGGTCGTGCCCGTCTCCGCCATGACCCTGCCGCCACCTCTCCACTCGCACGCTCTCGGGCTGCCGCTTCTACAGCCCCAAGATTTAGTTAGAGGCTATCACGAACGTTATTGACACCCTCCTGCGTTCTGCGTTACAACTTCTAACGAACGCAAGCAGAGGTAACGCTCATTGGAGGTCGTCATGAACCCCGAGGGACTCGTCGAGGTCGTCCTGCCGGGCAAGGTCGAGCCGGAAGGGCTGCGGATCCGGCACGGAGCCGTCCCCACCCCGGGGCCCGGGCAGGTGCTGATCCGCATGGAGGCGACCGGGATCTCCTTCGCCGAGCAGCAGATGCGCCGCGGCCGCTACTACGACCAGCCGCCCTTCCCCTTCGTCCCCGGCTACGACCTGGTCGGCACGGTGCTGACGACCGGCGACGGCGTGGAGCCCCAGCTGGCCGGCACCCGGGTGGCCGCCCTGCTCAAGGTCGGCGGCTGGGCCAGTCATGTCCTCGTCGACGCCGCCGACGTGGTGCCGGTACCCGCCGGGATCGACGCGGCGGAGGCGGAGACCCTGGTGGTCAACGGCATCACCGCCTGGCAGATGCTGCACCGCAGGGCACGGATCCGCTCGGGCGGCACCGTCGTCGTGCACGGCGCCAACGGCGGCGTCGGCTCGATCCTGGTCCAGCTGGCCCGGGCCGCCGGTGTACGGGTGATCGGCACGGCGTCGACCCGCCACCACGACGCTCTGCGGCAGCAGGGAGTCACCCCCGTCGACTACCGCGCCGGTGACCTGGCGGCGCGTATCCGCGAACTCGCCCCCGGCGGCGTGGACGCCGTCTTCGAC
Protein-coding regions in this window:
- a CDS encoding medium chain dehydrogenase/reductase family protein, producing the protein MNPEGLVEVVLPGKVEPEGLRIRHGAVPTPGPGQVLIRMEATGISFAEQQMRRGRYYDQPPFPFVPGYDLVGTVLTTGDGVEPQLAGTRVAALLKVGGWASHVLVDAADVVPVPAGIDAAEAETLVVNGITAWQMLHRRARIRSGGTVVVHGANGGVGSILVQLARAAGVRVIGTASTRHHDALRQQGVTPVDYRAGDLAARIRELAPGGVDAVFDHVGGRGIVDSWRLLAPGGTLVSYGTASTRDDEGSKQWPVLKLLGRLWLWNALPNRRRAYFFNVWAGRALARNRFRARLRADLTEVFAALQRGDVTPRIAARLPLADIADALRLAESGTVAGKVVLHP